The Camarhynchus parvulus unplaced genomic scaffold, STF_HiC, whole genome shotgun sequence genome has a window encoding:
- the LOC115916306 gene encoding EH domain-binding protein 1-like protein 1, which produces MDSGADPAREERLLRAWFSLVQQRNLLVRRQDQLQLLAQERDLERRFELLSRELRGLLGTEEWQKPPAAQREREQLLLEELVALVNRRDRLVRDRHRRESRALEEDEELRRSLEPRRRRFGRRETCGIC; this is translated from the exons ATGGACAGCg gcgCAGACCCCGCCCGCGAGGAGCGGCTGCTCCGGGCCTGGTTCTCGCTGGTGCAGCAGCGGAATTTGCTGGTGCGGCGACAGgaccagctgcagctgct GGCGCAGGAGCGCGACCTGGAGCGGCGCTTTGAGCTGCTGAGCCGGGAGCTgcgggggctgctggggacagagg agTGGCAGAAGCCGCCGGCGGCGCAGCGCGAACGCGAGCAGCTCTTACTGGAGGAACTGGTGGCGCTGGTGAACCGGCGGGACCGGCTGGTGCGGGACCGGCACCGCCGCGAGAGCAG GGCgctggaggaggatgaggagctgcgGAGGAGCCTCGAGCCCCGGCGGCGCCGCTTCGGCCGCAGGGAAACGTGCGGGATCTGCTGA
- the TRPT1 gene encoding tRNA 2'-phosphotransferase 1 isoform X2: MAGGEGASAAQRRRRRKEEDPRVRLSKALSYVLRHGAEAEGLPMGPDGFVEVGALLRLPRFAGLSESDVRAVAADPKGRFALRPDPLRVRANQGHSLPVPELELTPLDTPEALPPTLAHGTRRRLWGPIRAGGLRPMGRQHLHLAGGLPGDPGVRSDGIPFFRSANGVILTPGDAQGRIPQKYFLRVLQLRPHRCELPLDGPWDEGGERPPDEDLEGGGLSSPPTPSIWGA, translated from the exons ATGGCCGGCGGGGAGGGCGCGAGCGCCGcccagcggcggcggcggcggaaggaggag gaccccaggGTGCGGCTGTCCAAGGCCCTGAGCTACGTCCTGCGCCACGGGGCCGAGGCCGAGGGGCTGCCCATGGGCCCGG ACGGCTTTGTTGAGGTGGGGGCTCTGCTGCGGCTGCCGCGCTTCGCGGGGCTCTCGGAGAGCGACGTGCGCGCGGTGGCCGCCGACCCCAAGGGTCGCTTCGCCCTCCGGCCGGACCCGCTCAGGGTCAGGGCCAACCAGGGGCACTCCCTGCCG GTGCCGGAGCTGGAGCTGACCCCCCTGGACACCCCCGAGGCGCTGCCCCCCACCCTCGCCCACGGCACCCGGCGCCGCCTGTGGGGCCCGATCCGGGCGGGGGGGCTGCGCCCCATGGGGCGGCAACACCTGCACCTGGCGGGGGGGCTGCCCGGGGACCCCGGAGTGCGCAGCG ACGGGATCCCCTTTTTCCGCTCGGCCAATGGGGTGATCCTGACGCCGGGGGACGCCCAGGGCCGcatcccccaaaaatatttcctgcgGGTTCTGCAGCTGCGGCCGCACC GGTGTGAACTGCCCCTGGACGGACCCTGGGACGAGGGGGGGGAGAGACCCCCAGATGAGGATTTGGAGGGGGGCGGTCTAAgctccccccccaccccaagcATTTGGGGGGCTTGA
- the TRPT1 gene encoding tRNA 2'-phosphotransferase 1 isoform X1 gives MAGGEGASAAQRRRRRKEEDPRVRLSKALSYVLRHGAEAEGLPMGPDGFVEVGALLRLPRFAGLSESDVRAVAADPKGRFALRPDPLRVRANQGHSLPVPELELTPLDTPEALPPTLAHGTRRRLWGPIRAGGLRPMGRQHLHLAGGLPGDPGVRSGMRSDSEIAIIIDGPRALADGIPFFRSANGVILTPGDAQGRIPQKYFLRVLQLRPHRCELPLDGPWDEGGERPPDEDLEGGGLSSPPTPSIWGA, from the exons ATGGCCGGCGGGGAGGGCGCGAGCGCCGcccagcggcggcggcggcggaaggaggag gaccccaggGTGCGGCTGTCCAAGGCCCTGAGCTACGTCCTGCGCCACGGGGCCGAGGCCGAGGGGCTGCCCATGGGCCCGG ACGGCTTTGTTGAGGTGGGGGCTCTGCTGCGGCTGCCGCGCTTCGCGGGGCTCTCGGAGAGCGACGTGCGCGCGGTGGCCGCCGACCCCAAGGGTCGCTTCGCCCTCCGGCCGGACCCGCTCAGGGTCAGGGCCAACCAGGGGCACTCCCTGCCG GTGCCGGAGCTGGAGCTGACCCCCCTGGACACCCCCGAGGCGCTGCCCCCCACCCTCGCCCACGGCACCCGGCGCCGCCTGTGGGGCCCGATCCGGGCGGGGGGGCTGCGCCCCATGGGGCGGCAACACCTGCACCTGGCGGGGGGGCTGCCCGGGGACCCCGGAGTGCGCAGCG gGATGAGGTCGGACTCGGAGATCGCCATCATCATTGACGGCCCCCGGGCGCTGGCGG ACGGGATCCCCTTTTTCCGCTCGGCCAATGGGGTGATCCTGACGCCGGGGGACGCCCAGGGCCGcatcccccaaaaatatttcctgcgGGTTCTGCAGCTGCGGCCGCACC GGTGTGAACTGCCCCTGGACGGACCCTGGGACGAGGGGGGGGAGAGACCCCCAGATGAGGATTTGGAGGGGGGCGGTCTAAgctccccccccaccccaagcATTTGGGGGGCTTGA